From one Rhopalosiphum padi isolate XX-2018 chromosome 2, ASM2088224v1, whole genome shotgun sequence genomic stretch:
- the LOC132918909 gene encoding tectonin beta-propeller repeat-containing protein isoform X2 — MPGGSFSKRLLPTDRYCWSSENGKEEKLKENIKLPSFVWQWEHEWKLETTFEENDLDDDGWTYAVDFCAKFYPIKRWNSCVRRRKWYRNRMYTGTNSWCIISPLHKDFTQEPFICVSIGGHKIPGAELGVIMVWAVTAQGRIFYRKNVNKTWPEGCLWICVPTKEGSESRYIDCGPSGSVWVVLWSGLILVRKEVSAETPQGKKWIIVESPESDSKITQLSVGLQSVWAITNDSRVWYRKGIDQNLNEGICWVKLNTFMFSVSVTPNDQVFSVGLDRHLYFRSEVSKNHPTGKKWVHIQASIEIEQPKVQETKLEGIESWISSSFTEPSHSAPTRLVGNDSKNNLNLNAKEIKPSQRRVSAWSPKLSIGSLIGMEAKPDSFMEIQSNISIQKPKTFWSSVVGGSIEPDVCFISQWFNSPKDRENIFKSKWRREILDKLIELRLKEKEFQQITSFAL, encoded by the exons AGGTATTGTTGGTCGTCAGAAAACGgtaaagaagaaaaattaaaagagaATATAAAGTTGCCCTCTTTCGTCTGGCAATGGGAACATGAATGGAAGTTGGAAACTACGTTCGAAGAAAACGATTTAGACGACGAt GGATGGACATATGCAGTCGATTTTTGTGCAAAGTTTTATCCAATCAAACGTTGGAATTCATGCGTTAGGAGGAGGAAATGGTACAGGAATCGAATGTACACGGGCACAAATTCTTGGTGTATAATTTCTCCTCTGCACAAAGATTTTACTCAG GAACCATTTATTTGTGTGAGCATTGGAGGGCATAAGATACCTGGAGCCGAACTTGGTGTCATCATGGTGTGGGCTGTGACAGCGCAAGGAAGG ATTTTCTAccgtaaaaatgtaaacaaaacatGGCCTGAAGGCTGTTTGTGGATCTGTGTTCCGACAAAAGAGGGCAGTGAATCTAGATACATTGATTGTGGTCCGTCTGGTTCTGTTTGGGTAGTTTTATGGAGTGGTCTCATACTAGTCAGAAAAGAAGTCAGTGCTGAAACACCACAAG gtaaaaaatgGATTATTGTTGAATCTCCGGAATCAGATTCAAAAATAACTCAATTATCAGTCGGGCTTCAATCAGTGTGGGCAATTACTAATGATTCTAGAGTATGGTATAGAAAAGGAATTGATCAAAATCTCAATGAAGGAATTTGTTGGGTTAAATTAAACACTTTTATGTTTTCTGTCTCCGTAACCCCAAACGATCAA gtATTTTCAGTGGGCTTAGATAGACATTTATACTTTAGGAGTGAGGTATCTAAAAATCATCCTACTGGGAAAAAATGGGTTCATATACAGGCATCTATTGAAATCGAACAACCTAAAGTACAAgag acAAAACTAGAAGGGATAGAATCATGGATATCATCATCATTTACAGAGCCTTCCCATTCTGCTCCAACACGTCTAGTTGGAAatgattcaaaaaataatttaaacttgaa TGCTAAAGAAATTAAACCTTCTCAACGCAGAGTGTCTGCTTGGAGTCCTAAACTTAGCATTGGTTCATTAATTGGTATGGAAGCTAAACCGGATTCATTTATGGAAATTCAAAGTaatatttcaattcaaaaacCAAAAACATTTTGGAGTTCTGTAGTGGGAGGTTCCATTGAACCAGATGTATGTTTTATATCACAatg gtttaattCTCCAAAAGatagagaaaatatttttaaaagtaaatggaGACGAGAAATATTGgacaaattaattgaattaagaTTAAAAGAAAAAGAATTTCAACAAATTACCTCTTTTGCTTTATGA